The genomic interval AAAAATTTGAAGATATTGCGCCAATTAAATCAGAACCTGATTATACTGTAGATGATTTTTATTCTCGTGCGGGAGGTTATGAGAAAATTAAAGATAAAAAATCCTTTCAATCTAATATTGAAAAATTATATTCATCCAATTTGCTTTTACGAGGAAAAGGAATGTTATGCAAACAATGTGGTTCTCGTTTGTGGTATCCCATTTCTGATCTAAAAGATGATTTGAAGTGTTATTGTTGTAATAATAGCTTGAGAATTCCAATATACAATGAAGAAAAAGCTTTAAAAGACTCCTTTAAGTTAAATCAGCTTATATGTAATGCTGTTGATCAAGGAGTCCTACCTGTATTATTAACATCTCATCTTATTCATCATCAAAAATGGCTTGGAATTCGACTTATGTTTGATGTTGAAATTTTGGAAAAGAATGAACCAATTGGAGAAATTGATATTCTTTTTACTTTCGGAAAAAAGATAGGCATTTCTGAAGTAAAAGCAGATCGCGGATTTGAAGAAAATCAAATTGACAGAATTCTCAATATCAGAGAAAAATTGAGAGCTGATTTTATTATATTTTCTACATTAAAAGGAGCAAACTCAACAGAAGTTAATCAATTAATTACTTATTTAGAATTAAAAGAGATAGATTATCCAATCTTCATATTAACCAAAGAAATACTTTTCAATGAAAAAATCATAGACATTGGCAAATATTTCTATGTTGATCAAAAGACGAAATCATATCCAAAAGGAGTCATAATCCCTAGTTTCAATAGTCAGGACAGATAATAGTTTTCTTTTTATTTTTTAGTTCAACTCAAACCAAAACCCACGACGCCGAAGACTTCCCCTCGGGGATCGGGAGCCCGTCGTCTTTCAGCCCCTCAATGTGAAACGCAATCGCCTCGTGCATATTCTTCTCCGCCTCCTCGCGGGTTTTGCCGGTCGCAACACATCCCGGAAGGTCCGGGGAATATGCGGAATAATTTCCGTCCGCCTTTTCGATAATAATCAGAAACCTGAACATTATTTTCTCTCCTTTATTCCTGCCTGTTTCAATATGCTGTTTAGTGTACCGGGTGCGAGGGTATCGTTCATGTTGCCCGGAATCGTTATTCTTCCGGGGATATTGGGATTTTTGTACTGCCTATGACTTCCCCTTACAGATACAAGGTACCATCCCTCTACTTCTATAATCTTTATGACTTCCCTAACCTTCATATCTTCGCCCCCGGTCACTGAACTTTGATCATCTTTCCATTAATTCCGAGATATGATTATCATTTCGATTATTTGCAGGACAATACACGCTATTTCAAAGGATATTATGGTTATCGCAATCGTCCCTTCAACTCTCACTCGATCGAGATATGTCGCTGACCGAAGGGCTATCAGCCCAATCGATTCCTTGGGCGACCTCCGGTCACCATTTTTGAAAATTGGTTTTTGAAGGACGGACAAGCATCCCTCCGGCTCCAAAAAATCTCCGCCTGTGCAGAGGAGATCTTAATTTATTTTTCCCGCCGTCCTTCCGCCAGTCCCGCCAGGGAGGGATGATCTCTTCTCACAACTAAAAGAACTATAAATCGTATAACACAGAATTTTTTTTGGAGGTAACTTGTTTCACGTTATGAATCTGCCGCATCTCTCGCTCAGGGGTCGGGTGGCGAGGGATTGCCAAAGACGTGATCGAGAGATACCTGTTACAAAATCAAAAAAAAGAATTAAAAAATCACTCAGCTCCCGCAGGAGCCTCTTTTTCAGCCTCAACAACCTCAGGTCCAATCACCTTATCCTTCACCGGGCCGGAGAGAACAGGCTCCTTATACACGTTTGAAGTCGAGAGGCAGTCCTTCGGGCAGGCCTCGACGCACGAGTTGCAAATGATGCACCTGAACCTGTCGATCTCCCACGTGCGGTCCGGCTTCGANNNNNNNNNNNNNNNNNNNNNNNNNNNNNNNNNNNNNNNNNNNNNNNNNNNNNNNNNNNNNNNNNNNNNNNNNNNNNNNNNNNNNNNNNNNNNNNNNNNNNNNNNNNNNNNNNNNNNNNNNNNNNNNNNNNNNNNNNNNNAAAGGGGTACCTGAGAGTCGCCGGCCCGCCGACGAGGTTCTTTAAAATCCTCTTCGCCATCGTGAATGTAATCTTTCCCATCTCAAATCACCTCTCCGCACACCCGATACACGGATCGATCGTCAGGACAATCACCGGGACATCCGCCATCTCGCAGCCCGCGAGCATCTTTACAAGCGGCGGGATATTCGTCAAAGTCGGCGTCCTCACACGCTCCCTGACCAGGTACCTCTTCCCGTTGCCCTTCACGTAATGGATGCACTCGCCTCTCGGCTGCTCGACCCGCGAGAAGTACTCTCCGTCCGGGTTGCCCTTCACCTTCACCTCGATATCCCCGTCGGGAATCTTCTCTATCGCCTGTTTGATCAGGTCCGCCGACTGGAGAACCTCCTTCGCACGGACAACACACCGCGAGTAGCAGTCTCCCGCATTCTCGACGACCGGCTTGAAGTCAAGCTCCGGGTATGCAAGATATCCGGTCTCGCGTGCATCGATCGCAACCCCGCAACCTCTCGCAGTCGGCCCGACAGCCCCGAGGTGGTAGGCATCGTCCTTGGAGAGATACCCGATTCCGCTCGTCCTGTGGATAACCGTCGAATCGTCGAAGAAGACATGGTTCAGCTCCTCGACCTCGGCATAGGTCCTGTCGAGGCCCGCCGACATCTCCTTCAACTTCGACCCGGAGATATCCCTCCGGACACCGCCGACCTTGCACGAACCCTGGATCACCCTTCCGCCGGTAGTCTCCTCCATCACGTCGAGCACCTGCTCGCGGATTCTCCACGCGTTCATGAAGAGGTTCTCGAATCCCATCGCGTCCGCAAACAGCCCCATCCAGAGAAGGTGGCTGTGCATCCTCGAGTACTCCGACCAGATCGTCCTCAGGTACTTCGCTCTCTCCGGGACCTCGATATCCATGATATTCTCGATCCCCTGGCAGAACCCGACGCTGTGGATGAAACTGCATATCCCGCAGATCCTCTCCGCGATATACACGAAGTTCTTGAAATCCCTCTTCTCCACGAGCTTCTCCAGCCCGCGGTGGACATACCCGATTGAAGGGATCGCCTCGAGAACCTTCTCGTCCTCGATCACGAGATCAAGGTGGATCGGCTCCGGGAGAACGGGATGCTGCGGCCCGAACGGAACTACCGTTCGCCTTCCTGTCATTCTTCACCTCCCGCATCGGCCTTCGCTTCTTCCTTGGTCTCTTCCACCGCTTTCTTCGCCGGGACTTTCTTCACCGTAACCTCGCCCCTGAACGGGTGCGGGACGCTCGTCCTGATAAGATTCCCCTTGAAATCCAGGTTCATCCCTTCGACCGGAATCCCGTAGAGGTCGTGCATCTCGTTTTCGTAGATGAACGCTCCCCAGTATATATCAGATATGCTCGGCATCGTCACGTCTTCGCCGATCGTGACCCGGAGGTTCTCGAAACGATTCTCTTTGTCGAACGAGTAGTTGATCTCGAAGGCGTCCTCGATTCTCGTGCACCCGATCTGGACCAGGCGGTACCCGTCGTCCGACTTCGCTTTCACTTCGTCCAGAAGTTCGCCGACCGAAATCTCCCTTATCAGTTGTTCTTCGATAGTCATCTTAGTGCCCCGCCTCCGCCTCTTTCTTCATATCTTCTCTCTTCTTTTCCAGTACCCCGAGGGCTTGTACAACCCCGTCGATTATCGCCTCCGGTTTCGCAGCACAGCCGGGAACATACACGTCCACCGGGATCAGCTTGTCCACTCCCCCGGCCACGTTGTAGCACTCGCGGAAGACACCGCCCGATAATGCACAGGCCCCGATCGCCACGACCACGTTCGGCTTGGGCATCTGTTTGTAGATATTTTTGATCACCGGCTTGTTCTGCTCGTTCACGCTGCCCGTCACGAGGAAGACGTCGGCATGCTTCGGGTTTCCGGTATTGATGATCCCGAACCGCTCCACGTCATAGAGAGGTGTAAGGCAGGCAAGGACCTCGATGTCGCAGCCGTTGCAGCTCGACGCGTCGTAGTGTATAATCCAGGGGGATTTTGTTATGTATGCCATTCTCTATCACCTCAAAATAAGGTACAGGGCCATCAGGTTCAGGACCCCTGCAACCGCGGTCACAATCCAGCAGCTGTCGAGCATGAAGCTCCATTTCACCCTCGAAGTCGCGTTGTCCACGAAGATCTCCAGGAGATATACAAGGGCAATCACTATAATTCCGATTATAGGGGCAGCGAACCCGAAGAACAGGAACAAAAACCCGAGGAGGAAGACGAGCTCGTAGAGGTGCGCAAGCTCGATCATCCCGAGCGTCGATCCCGCGAACTCCGTATTGAGACCCCGCACAAGCTCCTGGTGGGCGTGGTGCGACGTTGAGATATCGAACGGCGACTTCCTCAGCTTCACCGTCAGTATATAGACGAACCCGATGAAGATTCCCGGAAGCACCAGTATGAGCGGGCTTCCGTACGACGCGATGTCGAGCGTATTGAACGAGTTCGTCACCTCGTAGAACCCGACGGCCGCGATTATTATCATCGGCTCTATCGCCATGAGCTGGATCAGTTCGCGTTCCGCACCGACATGGGCGTAAGGCGACCCTGACGAAAATGCACCGAGTATCAGGGAGACCTCCGCGAGAGTCAGGGCGAAGATCACCAGCAGGATATCGGAGCCGCCGAAGAAGAGCGCTCCGGTGATTATGATGAAGACGAGGTACCCGAAT from Methanolacinia paynteri carries:
- a CDS encoding type II toxin-antitoxin system HicB family antitoxin, which codes for MFRFLIIIEKADGNYSAYSPDLPGCVATGKTREEAEKNMHEAIAFHIEGLKDDGLPIPEGKSSASWVLV
- a CDS encoding type II toxin-antitoxin system HicA family toxin, which produces MKVREVIKIIEVEGWYLVSVRGSHRQYKNPNIPGRITIPGNMNDTLAPGTLNSILKQAGIKERK
- a CDS encoding 4Fe-4S binding protein, producing SKPDRTWEIDRFRCIICNSCVEACPKDCLSTSNVYKEPVLSGPVKDKVIGPEVVEAEKEAPAGAE
- a CDS encoding hydrogenase large subunit, encoding MTGRRTVVPFGPQHPVLPEPIHLDLVIEDEKVLEAIPSIGYVHRGLEKLVEKRDFKNFVYIAERICGICSFIHSVGFCQGIENIMDIEVPERAKYLRTIWSEYSRMHSHLLWMGLFADAMGFENLFMNAWRIREQVLDVMEETTGGRVIQGSCKVGGVRRDISGSKLKEMSAGLDRTYAEVEELNHVFFDDSTVIHRTSGIGYLSKDDAYHLGAVGPTARGCGVAIDARETGYLAYPELDFKPVVENAGDCYSRCVVRAKEVLQSADLIKQAIEKIPDGDIEVKVKGNPDGEYFSRVEQPRGECIHYVKGNGKRYLVRERVRTPTLTNIPPLVKMLAGCEMADVPVIVLTIDPCIGCAER
- a CDS encoding NADH-quinone oxidoreductase subunit C produces the protein MTIEEQLIREISVGELLDEVKAKSDDGYRLVQIGCTRIEDAFEINYSFDKENRFENLRVTIGEDVTMPSISDIYWGAFIYENEMHDLYGIPVEGMNLDFKGNLIRTSVPHPFRGEVTVKKVPAKKAVEETKEEAKADAGGEE
- a CDS encoding NADH-quinone oxidoreductase subunit B family protein: MAYITKSPWIIHYDASSCNGCDIEVLACLTPLYDVERFGIINTGNPKHADVFLVTGSVNEQNKPVIKNIYKQMPKPNVVVAIGACALSGGVFRECYNVAGGVDKLIPVDVYVPGCAAKPEAIIDGVVQALGVLEKKREDMKKEAEAGH
- a CDS encoding NADH-quinone oxidoreductase subunit H, which translates into the protein MLTGEPVIGILLFIILAPFVGTIVLGLDRIITARMQGRVGPPLFQPMYDILKLFEKEKMVIHESQNFWIFGYLVFIIITGALFFGGSDILLVIFALTLAEVSLILGAFSSGSPYAHVGAERELIQLMAIEPMIIIAAVGFYEVTNSFNTLDIASYGSPLILVLPGIFIGFVYILTVKLRKSPFDISTSHHAHQELVRGLNTEFAGSTLGMIELAHLYELVFLLGFLFLFFGFAAPIIGIIVIALVYLLEIFVDNATSRVKWSFMLDSCWIVTAVAGVLNLMALYLILR